A stretch of DNA from Pseudorca crassidens isolate mPseCra1 chromosome X, mPseCra1.hap1, whole genome shotgun sequence:
taaaccacagcaagatcttttttgacccacctcctagagtaatggaaataaaaacaaaaaataaataaatgggacttaattaaacttgaaagcttttgcacagcaaaggaaaccataaacaagacaaccctcagaactggagaaaatatttgcaaatgaaataacagacaaaggattaatctccaagatatacaaatagctcatggagctcaatatcaaaaaaaccaaacaatccagttaaaaaatgggcagaagacctaaatagacatttcaccaaagaagacatacagatggccaagaggcacatgaaaagctgctcaacatcactaattattagagaaatgcaaatcaaacctgaaatgaggttatcacctcacaccagtcagaatggccatcatcaaaaaatctagaaacaataaatgctggaaagggtgtgatgaaaagggaaccctcctgcaccgttggtgggaatgtaaattgatacagccactatggaaaacagtatggaggttccttaaaaaactaaagatagaactaacatatgacccagcaatcccactactgggcacatatcctgagaaaaccataattcaaaaagagacatgtaccacaatgttcattgcaagtactatttacaatagctaggacgtggaaccaacctaaatgtccatcgacagatgaatgaataaagaagatgtggcatacatatacaatggaatattactcagccataaaaagaaatgaaattgagttatttgtagtgaggtggatggacctagagtctgtcctacagagtgaagtaagtcataaagagaaaaacaaataacacatatatatggaaaccaaaaaaaacccaaagaaaccgCCCAAAAAACTGATGAACCTAGCTTCAGggtaggaataaagaggtagacatagagaatggacttgaggacatggagtgggagggcgaagctggggtgaagtgagagtagcatggacatatatacactaccgaatgtaaaatagttggctagtgggaagcagcagcatagcacagggagatcggctcggcgctttgtgatgacctagaggggtgggatagggagggtgggagggaggctcaagagggaggggagggtctCGGCGGCAGAAGCGAGATGACGAAGGGAACGTCCTCGTTTGGAAAGCGTCGGAATAAGACGCACACGTTGTGCCGCCTCTGTGGCTCTAAGGCCTACCACCTTCAGAAGTCGACCTGTGGTAAATGTGGCTACGCTGCCAAGCGGAAGAGGAAGTATAACTGGAGTGCTAAAGCTAAAAGACGAAATACCACAGGGACTGGTCGAATGAGGCACCTAAAAATTGTATACAGCAGAATCAGGCATGGATTCCGTGAAGGAACAACACCTAAACCCAAGAGGGCAGCTGTTGCAGCATCCAGTTCATCTTAAGGATTTCAATTATTAGTCATGCAATAAAtgttctggtttaaaaaaaaaaaaaaagagggaggggttagGGACGTGCGTGTATGCGTataactgatttgctttgttgtgcaaaagaaactaacacagtattgtgaagcaattatactccaataaagatctatttaaaaaaagtgatgatatatatgatctcattttaataaaaaagggcaaataaaaacccacacatgtattgcacatgtatatatatatacataagtatacatatatctgtatatgATTATAcaagtatgaaaaaaatgaaataatgaatactaGGTTATTGATATAGGTTATGGGGAGCAGTGATATAGACAGAGAAGGGAGAtaagtaaaactaaaaagaagaaaagactataattttacaaaatatgcACATAGGATTCTTTATGAGTGTATCTAAAATTATATACCTATTTGTGTATAATTATAAAGATGTtaccttaaaagattttaaagaagagatgaataaaaatataccagaaaaaaattcttttcaaaagaaaattgggtAACAGGATCACTGACAAGATTGACTTTAACACCAAAAGTATTATTAGAATCAAGGAGATTCATTTCTCAGTGATCAAATGAACAATTCTCTGGAAGATGGAGCAATCCTTAAACTATGTGCCCTCTATGTGtttgaaaagtatatataaatgcTATTATGCTGTGAATATCTTctgacatcttttttttcattcaatattatCAGATGTATCCATTGTGATACATGTAGACTTAGATTCTGCATCTTAGTTGCTCTATAGTAAGTATTCTACCATAATAattattcatttctcttttgataAAGATTTAggttctttctgttcttttactattaaaaacaatgctgcaatgaatagaATTGCACATATTTCATTTCAAACCATGTGCAAGCATATTTGTAAgtgaattcctagaagtagaCTTTCTGGGTCAAAAACTATATGCATTAGTAATTTTGATAGATACTGTCAACTTGCCAACTAAGAGACTGCACCAGTTTACTTACCCACACCCCAGAAACGTTTGAAGGTTCCTGAAGCTCCACACCCTCCACCACACAGTGTTTACAAGCTTTTTCATATTGGTCAGTCTCACaggtgaaatggtatctcattttatttttatgagtgaACATCTTCTTGTGTGTTTCAATggcatttgtatttcctttccaataaaatgtctatttgtatcctttgctcattttaacGTTGGTTTGTGGGtcatttattgatttataggaGCTCTTCATGTATTTGGGAAATGAGCCCTTTGTGAAATTCGCAGAAAATATTTCCCCcaggttttcatttatttttaaatgtccttagAATTGTtgatttatagacttttttttttgcctgccagaacattttgtttttgtgAAGTTGAAACTTTCCCTTTTTTGCTCCTGTACATTTTGTCAACTTATAGAGGTCTTCTCCACTTCAGGCTTATAAAAAACATTCCCCCATAGTTTATTTTAAGTActtttataatttcatatttacatttaaagaaaacaccagctagaagatatttgcaactgTACAAATATAACTAACGTCTGGTATGCAGAACATAAGTAGAATtcctagaaatcaataataacaaGACAAACaaccccaatagaaaaatggacaaaatatatgcACAAACAATTCAGAGAGGAAGAAATCTAAGTGGCCAACAaatgtgaaaagatgtttaacctcAATACTAATTTAGGAAAAAGCAAAGTCAAACAACAGTGTTCCATACTCACCTTGACaacaattttaaattatgaaggTATCAAGAATGGTGGGATGTGGGGAAACACTGATGTGAATAAACTGCAGGTGGAACAATAATTGGTAAAATCCACTTTGGAAAACGGATTGGCAATATCTACTGAAGTTGAAATGCTCCTGCCCCCTTCTGCCCCAATGACCCCTACCTCCTGGAACTCCTGGCCTTATGTAATcccttccccttgagtgtgggccaGACTTAGTAATacacttttaataaataaaatttggtaaACAAGTGTtggatgtcacttctgagatctGCCctgaagaaatgttaaaagttcttcagaaagaagaaaaatgatatgggtcagaaacttggatttgcattaaaaaaataaaagggaggagggacttccctggtggcacagtggttgagagtctgcctgctgatgcaggagacacgggttcgtgccccggtccgggaagatcccacatgccgcggagcggctgggcccgtgagccatggccgctgagcctgtgcgtccagagcctgtgctccacagcgggagaggccacagcagtgaggggactgtgtaccgcacaaaaaaaaaaaaaaaaaaaaaaaaaaggggggaggagtttttgagaaggaataaatgaagttataaataaaatctttccaTATTCTTATTCTAACTGATCCAATGAATAGCAGTTTcaccaaaaaataataacaacaatgtaTTAGATGATTATAGCTTATGGATAAGGGAATGATAGCAATGTTATAAGGGACAGGAGAAAGGAATTGGAAATATTCTGTTATAAGGTGCCTGCACTACCCATGGAGTAGTATAGTGTCATTTGAAAGTGGGCTTGGATCAGTTGTAAACATATACTGCCAACTCCAGGgcaaccattaaaaaatgtaaacataagaAATATGGTTGAAAtttgaagagaagagagaaaatagaatcatataaaatgctcaattagaagtcagagaaggcagaaaaagaatggaagactcTCCCCACAaacaagagagaaacaaagaacaaaggcaATGAATAGGAAACAGTTACAAACGTGGtacatattaatccaactatttcaacaatcactttaaatgtgagtGGTCTAACTataccaattaaaaggcagagactatcagaatgtatttttttaaaaaggcccaactatatgttgtctgcaAGAAAcctattttaaacataaagacacagattaaatgtaaattaaagagaaagatatACATGCTAACATTAATAAGAAGAACACTGGAGTAGCTATGTTAATTCCAGACAAATCAGGTCTCAGGACATGGAAAATTATCAGGTATAAATAcggatattacataatgataaaaggggtCAATTTGCcaaaaagacataacaatccttaatgtgtatgtgcctgacaacagagcatcaaaatacgTGAGGCAAAAACTGGTAGGACCACAAGGaaaaatagatgaatccactattatagttgaagacttcaacacccctctaTCAGTAATTGACGGaaccagcaggcagaaaatcagtaaggacatagttgaaccGAATTGCATCGTCAATCACctggatctaattgacatttatagactacttcatccaacaacagcagaatacacattcttctcaagctcacatggaacattcacgaAGATAAACCACATCCTGGGtgataaaacacaccttaacaaatttaaaagacaacaaatttaaaagtctaGACATCATACAAAGTGTGTTCTCAGACCACagcagaattaaattagaaatcaataacagagagATAGCTGGaatctcaaaatatttgaagattaaacAACGTACTTCTAAACAACACATGGGTtcagaagaaatctcaagagaaattttttaaaattttgaaataaaatgaaaccagaacttatcaaaatttgtgggatacattaaaagcagtgcttagagggaaacttATAatattgaatgcatatattagaaaaggaaaaagatctaaaatcaatcatCTAAGCTTCCActttagaaaactacaaaaagaagaacacattatatccaaagtaagcagaagaaaagaaataataaaagagcagaaataaatgaaattggaaACAATAGAGcaatagagaatatcaatgaaacaaaaagctgattctttgaaaagatcagtaagATTGGTAGATCTCTAGCTAGGCTGACCAAGAATAAAGGAGAGTAGACAAaactaatatcagaaatggagGAGCCATCACCACTGATCCTGtggacattaaaaagataataaagacaTTATGAGCATTTCCATGCCTACAAATTTGGTAACTTAGATGGACAAATTCTATGGCTTACTTCTGATAAATAGGATATGGCAAAAGTGTTGGGATGTCACTTCTGAGTTTAAGTCATAAAAGAACGATGTCTTCCATCTTAGGTgctctctggctctctctctcaCCAGCTGCCAGGTTGTGAGGAGACTCAGGAAGCCTATGGTTAGACCCGCATGACAAGGAATTGAAGCCAGAGAGTAACCACATGAGTGAGCTTGGCAGTGAATCTTCTGAGGCCTACCAACAGCCATGTAAAAGAGCTTGGATGTGGACCTCCTACCCCAATTTTGCCTGCATATGAGACTGCAGCCCCGGATGACAGCCTGAGTGCAAATTCATGAGAGACTTTGAGCCAGAGACACCCCAGCTAACCCAGGTATAGATTCCTGACCTGTGAAACTGTGATATAATAAATGTCGGTTGTCTTAAACTGCTAAGTTTTGAGGCAATTTGTTATACAACAATAGTTAACTACTACATactctttgacccagaaattctacttcaaAATACATACACTAGAGCagttttttctaatctttttcaCATCATAGCATATGTTTAAAATGCTAATATGTGTACCAGCTCACTGGGATGAACAGATAGCCTGCTCTTAGCCAAAGGGAACAGCCCCCAGGGCAGCAGCTGCGTGAAGCCAGGTCCATCTTTCTGGAGGGCTAAGGGAATCAATATATTAGAACCCCCATTACTCAGCTGGGAAGGTCTGCCCCAGAGAAACTTTTCAATATGGGCACAAGGAGACATGCCCCAGGATGTTCATTAAATCTTCACTTATAATTGCACAAAACGGGAACAACTCAAGTCCATCAGCAGGCAAAGAGATAAAGAAATTGGATAATTCATGCAACAGAAGTCCGTACAATGATATATTATAGTAATATCATATTGGAAAATAGATACAATCATATTCAGTAGTTAAAATGTATGACCtagatataaatgtatcaaatcactaacaaaaaataatattaaatgaagATTTAAGTTTCAAAAGGCTATATTTATTATACCATTCACataatgtaaaatacataaaacaataatGTATAttggttacatatatatatatatatatgtagaaaaaagaaaaaaacatgcacAAGAAAGAAACTTCTAAATGGTGCTTTTTTGGGAAAAAGAAGTAAGATAAATAGGATAAAGTGAGAGCTTCAACTGtaatattttgtttcaaaaacagaagaatctgaggatctgaagaaaataaaatgtgcttGGTCTGTGTGACAAGTACATGTGGGCAAAAGTACGTTTAATTCTCTGTActcttctgtatgtttgaaatattttaaataaaaaatacactatttCTTGAgtacaaaaatacatatacattagATGAGGCTTATTAATTGGGTTGTGGAATCTCTCTATATCCTTGTTTATTTTGCAATCTATTTGCTCTATCTATACAAAAACAAGTGTGGTTAAGTCTTCTACTATAATTGCAGCCTTTCTGATTTCTATAATTCTAACAATATTTGcctcatatattttgaaattactttGTTTGGCATATAAATTTCAGTGACTATATCTTCTCGGTGAATGAAACAAcctgatttgttttctttaatgctTTTTACTTTGAGTTCTTGATTTTTCTGATATTAACGTTGCTACATgtctctttctttatctttttttctttctttctaaaattccttccttcccctccttccatctttcctcctctcccttccttcttctttctttccttcctttctgctgGTATTTAACTGGCATATATATTCTATTCCTATTTCTGGTTTAGGTGAAGCATATAAACAGCATATAActggatttctatttttttaacatctttattggagtataattgctttacaatggtgtgttagtttctgctttataacaaagtgaatcagttatacatatacatatgttcccatatctcttccctcttgcgtctccctccctcccaccttccctatcccaaccctctaggtggtcacaaagcaccgagctgatctccctgtgctatgcgcagctgcttcccactagctatctattttacgtttggtagtgtatatatgtccatgccattctctcactttgtcgcagcttacccttccccctccccatatcctcaagtccatgctctagtaggtctgtgttattcccgtcttgcctctatgttcttcatgaccttttttttcttagattccatatatatgtgttagcatatggtatttgtttttctctttctgacgtacttcactctgtatgacagactctaggtccgtccacctcactacaaataactcagttttgttcctttatatggctgagtaatattccattgtatgtatgtgccacatcttctttatccattcatctgttgatggacacttaggctgcttccatgtcctggctattgtaaatagagttgcaataatcattttggtacatgaccctttttgaattataactGGATTTCTAAAAACTAAATGCTAAAACTAAAATGagagtttgcttttttatttttaatgggagATGTTAACCCATAATACATCCTGACATGTTTGGATTTATTTCTGCTCCCCCCTTTTTAAACATACTATCTTGTTGCCTCCCATCCCATTTCTGccttttgttagatttttttctctttgttctctatATTATTTCTTCAACGGTTTGAAAGTTATACatcctatttctattttgttgttaCTCCTAAAATTTCTTGCTCTTCTATTATGCATTTTATTCCCAGTAAAGAACAAAGCTTTGCTACTGTTGTGAACATAGGCAGTCTTTACATTTGACGCAAATATTAGAGATATATGTAAAgcgcaatttaaaaaaaagatttcggAGTTCAGTAAAATTGTATAAATCCAAAAGGCATAGCTATAATATTTTGAAGAGCAATGCAATTACGAAAATGTGAACCCATGCTGTGCTGCAATGATTGATCATTTCTTTTGGACAGAGAACCTCGATTTTGTGATTAACAGCAACAAATTCTACTGTAAACAGTTCAATTTGCTTCAACCACCAGGTTAGACAAAATTCAGCTGACTGCAACCCTAAGTACGGTGATACTTCCACTACAGATCATAACATAGAACATAAGATAGGATATATTAATATCATTACTTTCACATCAGAATGAATCAGAAAGAATTTgcggatttcattttatttcaaacaacaacaaccacccAAAGCCCAGAACAGAAGGGCAAATGACTAAATGTTTAACATTTGTTAAAGCTGGCTGTTGGTTACATTTTTCGCTGTCCTTTTCTGTATCCTTGACGATTTCAtcatttcaaatgaaataatgttttcgAGCCCACCCTGATTTGTCGAGAGCAGCTGCCGCCCCCGCCACATCAAGGGGGCGGGCCGCCGCGACGCTACAATCACTTCCGCCGCCGCAGTCGCGCCCGTCCCGCCGCTGTCTGGAGGGGGAGGAGCTGGAACCCCGGGAGCAGCGGCTCTGGTGGTTGTGGCGGTCGGAGGTCCGAGGGATCTTCTCTTTCCGAGAGCGTGCGGGGGTCGCGACTGGGTGAGTGAAAGGCTGTTTATTTCCTCGATTCCCTCCAGACGTGGCGGTGGGGCGAGTGGCCGGGCGTGGGGCGAGTGGCCGGGCACCGGCGTGAGGAtgtggagtggggggtgggggctctAACGAACAGATTTTCGGGCTCGCCCCTCGGGAAGGGGTGGGGCGGACGCGGGACCTGACCGCAGAGGGAGGCCTGTGCCCTCCACCGGCCCGATTTAGGGCTCCATCCTTCATCCCCCGGCCCCTTACGTGTGGCTCGGTCCCAGCTCGGGTGGCTTGAATCGCTATTCGAGAGGGGAGTGGTGGTCGCGGCCCTCTCCGCctgtcctcccctctcctcctgcctcccttcttGGCCCCTCTGTGGAGCGATCCGTGGCCTTTCTTTCCCCATTTTGAAGTTGTTTTGATGAATGGTAAATGGTGAAGATTTTTAGGCAAATATATTGTTACCAGGAAAAGAATtgtcagaaaaataaatcattccCAGGGAAAAACTATAACCCCACacgcccttttctttctttttttcccccttgcctGCCACATCGGTTTGGATCTACCGTTTGAGCCTATAAACGTTTCCCCGTCTCATTATGACATTGCGGACCCCCTCCCATCCCCGTGTCTCGCGTGCGCGCGCAGGGACACATACACGCACATGCccgcacatacacacatacacgcacatgcGCGCGCGCTCACACGCATGCACAAAAACCTTCCATTGCAGCTGCCTTACCGCCGCCCCCCCATACTCAAGGTTCCTTcgtgtccccctcccccacacatGCTTggacagacatgcacacacaccctctCACACACTGTCACACTCTCCAGTGCCTTCccctgagagagacagacagactcacacacacacacacacacacacacacacacacacagcctcataCTCTCCAGTGCTTTTCCCTGCCTCTCACCTCCTACCACATACACACCTCCAGAAgcatccccctcctccctctgcctcttcttGCTCTGGTGAGCACACacactacatacacacacacacacacacacacacacacacaccccctgtgGGCCGCCTTACCCCCTGCCTGCCACTTACACAGATTGCTGGCTCCTCTTTCCTATGCCACTTACATGCATACACACCCACACGCTCTTTTACATACCCCTCTCAGGTGCTCCCTGTCTGCTACCTATGTGCCTAGACAGCCTCCTTCGCTGGTCCCtgccatgcacacacactcacataaatCCTTCTCCAGGGACATCCCCCTCTTCCTGCTCACCACATCCATGCATAGAGACATTCTTTGATTGCTGATGCCCACCCACCTGCCCGCCTGCCATACGCACATCCGTCTCCAGTGCTGTCCCCATATCGATGCATTTGCTCACACTGACCCTTCTCCATTGTTGCCTCCCATTTTGAtgaacacacgcacacaaacTCAAGGACACCCCCTGTTCAGTGCCACTGTACCCTTCCTGGCTTGCCACAGGCACATAAACACAGGCATTCCTCCCTAGAGTTCCAGCCATCACACATCGGAACCACATGCACGTTCTGTCTATCGTGCGTACACATGCTCCTCTCCCCTGAAGCCACCCCATCCATGCCTGTCATTTTCATACCCACATCCAGAATGGGTCTCATTCTGCCTGACACTCATGCCTCTTCCCAGTGCCACTGTCACCTGCCCTTTCCCCCTACAAATACAGGAGTCTCTCCACTTCATGAGTGCTGGTCCCCCTTCCACCTGCCTGGTCCCCCTTCCACCTGCCCCTCTCCTCCTGACAGACACGTAGACACTCTCGCATACACAGTGATGGTGATCTATATTTTCCACCCCTATTCCAATTTGCATTGCTCCTGTATGTATACAGGACTCAGAAAAATGCAGATaccccataaaaaaaaaacccacagccgTCTTTCCTCTTCCCATGTTGGCACAATCCCAGTGCTTCACCTATCTTCCCAGCATCCAGTCACCCCTCCCCCGTCTTCCGTCGGATTCTCCCCTGAGTCTGGCTTTCCTACAAACCCAGTTTTGTAATTATTTTGCCAACATTAAAAATGTGTTCCAGGTCTACACCTGACAGTCACTGGAATGCTACTCCAGGCCATAGAAGAAAGTGAAACTAATTTTAAAGCCCCCTTATTCTTTCTGTAACCTGTCTGCTGAAGTGAAAATAAATCTCCCTGCTCCTTTATTCCGAACTGATTTGACCTTCCCATCTCCAAAGCGTGCGCAGGGAGCAGGAGCCTTTCCACTCAAGCCCCAGATGTACTGGAAACCCTCCTAAGTCAGAGCAAATGGGTCAGGAATCTAGCAAGCCTGTATGGCCCAAGCCAGCAGGAGGGTATCAGTCCAATACAGGCAGGAGGTATGGAAGAAGGCATGCTTATGTCAGTTTCAGGCCATCCACGAGCCAGCAGGAAAGGATTTCCGGCCAGAGAAAGACGTCATCCGAAGTCCCAATGCACAGATCAGCCCCCAGTCAAACCACCAAGAGGAGCCGATCACCATTTTCCACCACCCGTCGTAGTTGGGACGACAGCGAGAGCTCGGGAACCAGCCTGAATATTGATAATGAGGACTACTCCAGGTACCCGCCCAGAGAGTACAGGGCTTCGGGGAGCAGAAGAGGAATGGCTTATGGACATGTTGACTGTTTCGGGGCAGATGATAGtgaggaggagggggctgggcctGTTGAGCGAGTGCCAGTGAGAGGGAAAACTGGCAAGTTTAAAGATGATAAGCTGTATGACCCAGAGAAGGGGGCGAGGTCTCTGGCTGGGGTGCCCCCACAGTTCTCTAGTTTTAACCGTGATGTGAGAGAGGAGCTTGACAAGTTAGACCCAGCCGCTACAGCACGGGGCTCTGCTGGCAGAGCTGAGTTCCTGCAGCCAAATAGCATGGCCCCTCAGCCATCTTCTGCTGAAGGCAAGGTGGTCACCAATGGCAACAGCCTGGAGAGGGAGAGACGGGAGCAGAATTTACCTGCGTGTCCCAGCAGGGCTCCTGTGAGTATTTGTGGTGGTGGGGAAAACACCCCAAAGAGTGCAGAGGAGCCGGTGGTGAGGCCCAAAATCAGAAATCTGGCAAGTCCCAACTGCgtgaaaccaaaaatattttttgatactgatgatgatgatgatatgccACACAGTACTTCCAGGTGGAGGGAGACTGCCAGCGCTGATGAAGGCCACTCGGATGGCCTGGCAAGAAGAGGCAGAGGCGAGAGTTCAGGTGGCTACCCTGAGCCGAAGTACCCCGAAGACAAAAGGGAAGCCAGGAGTGACCAAGTGAAGCCGGAAAAGGTGCCGAGACGGCGACGAACCATGGCCGACCCTGACTTCTGGACGTACAGTGACGAGTACTACAAATACTTCGAAGAAGACTCTGACAGTGACAAAGAGTGGACTGTGGCTCTGCGTCGCAAGTATCGAGGTCGGGAGCAAAATCTGTCGTCCAGTGGCGAGAGCTGGGAGACCCTGCCAGGAAAAGAAGAGCATGAAGCCGAGCAAGCCAGAGTGAATGCCAGTGCCAGTGCCAGCCCCAGTGCTGGTGCCAGTGCTGGCAGCAGTGGCGGCAATGAACTTGAAGAAGTTCGAGGGCCATCTCTCCAGGAAGAGGAACGGGCAACTACCGAAGAAGGAGAAGTTCCTTGGCTCCAATACAATGAAAACGAGAACAGCAGTGAGGGGGATAATGATTCCGGTCAGGAGTTTCTGCAGCCCAGCGTCTTCATGCTGGACGGCAACAACAACCTTGAAGATGACTCCAGTGTCAGTGAAGACCTCGAGGTGGATTGGAGCCTCTTCGATGGGTTTGCAGATGGGTTGGGGGTGGCTGAAGCCATTTCCTACGTGGATCCTCAGTTCCTCACGTACATGGCACTTGAAGAACGCCTGGCCCAGGCAATGGAAACTGCCCTGGCGCACTTGGAGTCTCTCGCGGTGGACGTGGAGGTGGCCAATCCACCAGCCAGCAAGGAGAGCATCGACGCTCTTCCCGAGATCCTGGTCACGGAAGATCACAGCGCGGTGGGGCAGGAGATGTGTTGCCCCATCTGTTGCAGTGAATATGTGAAGGGGGAGGTGGCAACGGAGCTGCCGTGCCACCACTATTTCCACAAGCCCTGTGTGTCCATCTGGCTTCAGAAG
This window harbors:
- the PJA1 gene encoding E3 ubiquitin-protein ligase Praja-1 isoform X1; this encodes MGQESSKPVWPKPAGGYQSNTGRRYGRRHAYVSFRPSTSQQERISGQRKTSSEVPMHRSAPSQTTKRSRSPFSTTRRSWDDSESSGTSLNIDNEDYSRYPPREYRASGSRRGMAYGHVDCFGADDSEEEGAGPVERVPVRGKTGKFKDDKLYDPEKGARSLAGVPPQFSSFNRDVREELDKLDPAATARGSAGRAEFLQPNSMAPQPSSAEGKVVTNGNSLERERREQNLPACPSRAPVSICGGGENTPKSAEEPVVRPKIRNLASPNCVKPKIFFDTDDDDDMPHSTSRWRETASADEGHSDGLARRGRGESSGGYPEPKYPEDKREARSDQVKPEKVPRRRRTMADPDFWTYSDEYYKYFEEDSDSDKEWTVALRRKYRGREQNLSSSGESWETLPGKEEHEAEQARVNASASASPSAGASAGSSGGNELEEVRGPSLQEEERATTEEGEVPWLQYNENENSSEGDNDSGQEFLQPSVFMLDGNNNLEDDSSVSEDLEVDWSLFDGFADGLGVAEAISYVDPQFLTYMALEERLAQAMETALAHLESLAVDVEVANPPASKESIDALPEILVTEDHSAVGQEMCCPICCSEYVKGEVATELPCHHYFHKPCVSIWLQKSGTCPVCRCMFPPPL
- the PJA1 gene encoding E3 ubiquitin-protein ligase Praja-1 isoform X3; this encodes MGQESSKPVWPKPAGGYQSNTGRRYGRRHAYVSFRPSTSQQERISGQRKTSSEVPMHRSAPSQTTKRSRSPFSTTRRSWDDSESSGTSLNIDNEDYSSTSRWRETASADEGHSDGLARRGRGESSGGYPEPKYPEDKREARSDQVKPEKVPRRRRTMADPDFWTYSDEYYKYFEEDSDSDKEWTVALRRKYRGREQNLSSSGESWETLPGKEEHEAEQARVNASASASPSAGASAGSSGGNELEEVRGPSLQEEERATTEEGEVPWLQYNENENSSEGDNDSGQEFLQPSVFMLDGNNNLEDDSSVSEDLEVDWSLFDGFADGLGVAEAISYVDPQFLTYMALEERLAQAMETALAHLESLAVDVEVANPPASKESIDALPEILVTEDHSAVGQEMCCPICCSEYVKGEVATELPCHHYFHKPCVSIWLQKSGTCPVCRCMFPPPL
- the PJA1 gene encoding E3 ubiquitin-protein ligase Praja-1 isoform X2, which gives rise to MHRSAPSQTTKRSRSPFSTTRRSWDDSESSGTSLNIDNEDYSRYPPREYRASGSRRGMAYGHVDCFGADDSEEEGAGPVERVPVRGKTGKFKDDKLYDPEKGARSLAGVPPQFSSFNRDVREELDKLDPAATARGSAGRAEFLQPNSMAPQPSSAEGKVVTNGNSLERERREQNLPACPSRAPVSICGGGENTPKSAEEPVVRPKIRNLASPNCVKPKIFFDTDDDDDMPHSTSRWRETASADEGHSDGLARRGRGESSGGYPEPKYPEDKREARSDQVKPEKVPRRRRTMADPDFWTYSDEYYKYFEEDSDSDKEWTVALRRKYRGREQNLSSSGESWETLPGKEEHEAEQARVNASASASPSAGASAGSSGGNELEEVRGPSLQEEERATTEEGEVPWLQYNENENSSEGDNDSGQEFLQPSVFMLDGNNNLEDDSSVSEDLEVDWSLFDGFADGLGVAEAISYVDPQFLTYMALEERLAQAMETALAHLESLAVDVEVANPPASKESIDALPEILVTEDHSAVGQEMCCPICCSEYVKGEVATELPCHHYFHKPCVSIWLQKSGTCPVCRCMFPPPL